cgctcctggaggtcgcccagacgctcctggaggcgctcctggaggtcgcccagacgctcctggaggtcgcccagGCGCTCCTGGAGGACGCCCAGAcgctcctggaggtcgcccagacgctcctggaggtcgcccagacgctcctggaggtcgcccaggcgctcctggaggtcgcccagACGCTCCAGGAGATgatggctcagacgctccaggagatggctcagacgctccagatagctcaggagatgactcagacgctccaggagatggctcagacgctccagatagctcaggagatggctcagacgctccagatagctcaggagatgactcagacgctccaggagatgactcagacgctccaggagatgactcagacgctccaggagatgactcagacgctccaggagatggctcagacgctccagatagctcaggagatgactcagacgcTCCAGGTAGCTCAGGAGATGGCCCAGACGCTccaggagatggctcagacgctccaggtagctcaggagatgactcagacgctccagatagctcaggagatggctcagacgctccaggagatgactcagacgctccagatagctcaggagatggctcagacgctccagatagctcaggagatggctcagacgctccaggaGATGACTCAGATGCTCCAGATAGCccaggagatggctcagacgctccaggaGATGACTCAGATGCTCCAGATAGCtcaggagatggctcagacgctccagatagctcaggagatggctcagacgctccaggagatggctcagacgctccagatAGCTCAGGAGATGACTTAGACGCTCCAGGTAGCtcaggagatggctcagacgctccaggagatggctcagacgctccaggagatggctcagacgctccaggtagctcaggagatggctcagacgctccagatagctcaggagatgactcagacgctccagatagctcaggagatgactcagacgctccagatagctcaggagatggctcagacgctccaggagatggctcagacgctccaggtagctcaggagatggctcagacgctccagatagctcaggagatgactcagacgctccagatagctcaggagatgactcagacgctccagatagctcaggagatggctcagacgctccagatagctcaggagatggctcagacgctccaggagatggctcagacgctccaggtAGCTCAGGAGATGACTCACACGCTccaggagatggctcagacgctccagatagctcaggagatggctcagacgctccagatagctcaggagatgactcagacgctccaggtagctcaggagatggctcagacgctccaggtagctcaggagatgactcagacgctccaggtagctcaggagatgactcagacgctccagatagctcaggagatgactcagacgctccaggtagctcaggagatggctcagacgctccaggagatggctcagacgctccaggtagctcaggagatgactcagacgctccaggtagctcaggagatgactcagacgctccaggagatggctcagacgctccaggtagctcaggagatgactcagacgctccaggagatggctcagacgctccatgtagctcaggagatgactcagacgctccaggtagctcaggagatgactcagacgctccaggtagctcaggagatgactcagacgctccaggagatggctcagacgctccaggtagctcaggagatgactcagacgctccagatagctcaggagatgactcagacgctccagatagctcaggagatgactcagacgctccaggtagctcaggagatgactcagacgcTCCAGGTAGCTCAGGAGATGACTCACACGCTccaggagatggctcagacgctccagatagctcaggagatgactcagacgcTCCAGATAGCTCAGGAGATGACTCAGATGTTCCAGGTAGCtcaggagatgactcagacgctccagatagctcaggagatgactcagacgctccagatagctcaggagatgactcagacgctccaggtagctcaggagatgactcagacgctccaggagatggctcagacgctccagatagctcaggagatgactcagacgctccaggtagctcaggagatggctcagacgctccaggagatggctcagacgctccaggtagctcaggagatggctcagacgctccaggtagctcaggagatggctcagacgctccaggagatgactcagacgcTCCAGATAGCTCAGGAGATGGCTCAGGCGCTCCAGGAGATGCTTCGCCGATGCGCACTCGTCGACCTCCACAGTTTCCTTCCTACATGCTGCGTAGAATGAAAAAGGATGTGGAGGATAGCACTCGACCTCCACAATTTCCTTCCTACATGCTGCGTAGAATGAAAAAGGATGTGGAGGATAGCACTCGTCGACCTCCACAGTTTCCTTCCTACATGCGTAGGGGCGAAACACTGCgtagaaaggaaaaggatgtGGAGGATAGCACTCGTCGACCTCCACAATTTCCTTCCTACATGCTGCGTAGAATGAAAAAGGATGTGGAGGATAGCACTCGTCGACCTCCACAGTTTCCTTCATACATGCTGCGTAGAATGAAAAAGGATGCGGAGGATAGCACTCGTCGACCTCCACAGTTTCCTTCCTACATGCGTAGGGACGAAACACTTCgtagaaagggaaaggatgtGCAGGATAGCACTCGTCGACCTCCACAGTTTCCTTCCTACATGCTGCGTAGAATGAAAAAGGATGCGGAGGATAGCACTCGTCGACCTCCACAGTTTCCTTCCTACATGCGTAGGGACGAAACACTGCgtagaaaggaaaaggatgtGGATAGCATTCGTCGACCTCCACAGTTTCCTTCCTACATGCTGCGTAGAATGAAAAAGGATATGGAGGATAGCACTCGTCGACCACCACAGTTTCCTTCCTACATGCTGCGTAGAATGAAAAAGGATGAAACACTGCGTAGGAGAAAGACATCAAGCACTGACTGGACATCAAGTAGTAGTGACTGGACATCAAGTAGTTACTGGACATCAAGTAGTAGTGACTGGACATCTAGTTACTGGACATCGAGTAGTAGTTACTGGACATGGAGCAGCAGTGACTGGACATCGAGTAGCAGTGACTGGACATCGAGTAGCAGTGACTGGACATCGAGTAGCAGTGACTGGACATCGAGTAGCAGTGACTGGACATCGAGTAGCAGTTACTGGACATCGAGCAGCTGTGATTGGACATCGAGCAGTAGTCAGTCTAATGCCAAAGGTAATATGCAAGGCCCTGATAATATGCAAGGCCCTGATAATATGCAAGGCCCTGGTAATATGCAAGGCCCTGGTAATATGCAAGGCCCTGGTAATATGCAAGGCCCTGGTAATATGCAAGGCCCTGGTAATATGCAAGGCCCTGGTAATATGCAAGGTCCTGGTATGCAAGGTCCTGGTAATATGCAAGGCCCTGGTAATATGCAAGGCCCTGGTAATATGCAAGGCCCTGGTAATATGCAAGGCCCTGGTAATATGCAAGGCCCTGGTAATATGCAAGGTCCTGGTAATATGCAAGGTCCTGGTAATATGCAAGGTCCTGGTAATATGCAAGGTCCTGGTAATATGCAAGGCCCTGGTAATATGCAAGGCCCTGGTAATATGCAAGGCCCTGGTAATATGCCAGGCCCTGGTAATATGCAAGGCCCTGGTAATATGCAAGGCCCTGGTAATATGCAAGGCTTTGGTAATATGCCAGGCCCTGGTAATATGCAAGGCCCTGGTAATATGCAAGGCCCTGGTAATATGCAAGGCCCTGGTAATATGCCAGGCCCTGGTAATATGCCAGGCCCTGGTAATATGCCAGGCCCTGGTAATATGCCAGGCCCTGGTAATATGCAAGGCCCTGGTAATATGCAAGGCTTTGGTAATATGCCAGGCCCTGGTAATATGCAAGGCCCTGGTAATATGCAAGGTCCTGGTAATATGCAAGGCCCTGGTAATATGCAAGGTCCTGGTAATATGCAAGGCCCTGGTAATATGCAAGGCCCTGGTAATATGCAAGGCTTTGGTAATCCTCAACCGTTCGGTGACCCACAACCTTTCGATGCTCCTCAACCTTTTGATGCTCAACCTTTCCAAGGTTATCCAATGGTATAGCGTCAGATGGATCCTCATCATAAGAATGGTGCTAGTGAGTTTAGTCATGCTATATGTGAAAACATACAATCACTCATTAATAAACTTGTATCCATGCTACACAAAACTATATCAATGCTGCACATGAAAATAGACAAGCATACATTAATAAACATGGCACTTGACTCCGTGTTCATCATCCTTCTTATGTCATATCTGCACACTACCTTTGGTTGATAAacgggagggggatgatgatgatgagcctTAAATTGAGGTTCAGCAGCGGTGTCACATTTGTctttgggtctcctcctcaggctctctCCACCCATGACGACCACCTCCTCCCGGACGACCTCCCATGACGACCCTCCCAtgcgaaaaggagacccaggaagtcgcccttgaacccgaggagacccaggaagtcgaccttgaacccgagaaggagacccagaaagtcgcccgagaggcggccgaaaaagagacccaagaagtcgcccttgaacccgagaaggagatccaggaagtcgcccgagaggcggccaagaaggagatccaggaagtcggccgagaaggagatccaggaagtcgcccgagaggcggccgagaaggagatccaggaagtcgcccgagaggcggccaagaaggagatccaggaagtcggccgagaaggagatccaggaagtcggccgagaaggagatccaggaagtcggccgagaaggagatccaggaagtcggccgagaaggagatccaggaagtcgcccgagaggcggccgagaaggagatccaggaagtcggccgagaaggagatccaggaagtcggccgagaaggagatccaggaagtcgcccgagaggcggccgagaaggagatccaggaagtcggccgagaaggagatccaggaagtcggccgagaaggagatccaggaagtcggccgagaaggagatccaggaagtcggccgagaaggagatccaggaagtcgcccgagaggcggccgagaaggagatccaggaagtcggccgagaaggagatccaggaagtcggccgagaaggagatccaggaagtcggccgagaaggagatccaggaagtcggccgagaaggagatccaggaagtcgcccgagaggcggccgagaaggagatccaggaagtcggccgagaaggagatccaggaagtcggccgagaaggagatccaggaagtcggccgagaaggagatccaggaagtcgcccgagaggcggccgagaaggagatccaggaagtcggccgagaaggagatccaggaagtcggccgagaaggagatccaggaagtcggccgagaaggagatccaggaagtcggccgagaaggagatccaggaagtcggccgagaaggagatccaggaagtcgcccgagaggcggccgagaaggagatccaggaagtcgcccgagaaggagatccaggaagtcggccgagaggcggccgagaaggagatccaggaagtcgcccgagaggcggccgagaaggagatccaggaagtcgcccgagaggcggccaagaaggagatccaggaagtcggccgagaaggagatccaggaagtcggccgagaaggagatccaggaagtcggccgagaaggagatccaggaagtcggccgagaaggagatccaggaagtcggccgagaaggagatccaggaagtcggccgagaaggagatccaggaagtcggccgagaaggagatccaggaagtcggccgagaaggagatccaggaagtcgcccgagaggcggccgagaaggagatccaggaagtcggccgagaaggagatccaggaagtcggccgagaaggagatccaggaagtcggccaagaaggagatccttctccttctcggccgagaggcggccgagaaggagatccaggaagtcgcccgagaggcggccgagaaggagatccaggaagtcgcccgagaggcggccaagaaggagatccaggaagtcggccaagaaggagatccaggaagtcggccgagaaggagatccaggaagtcggccaagaaggagatccaggaagtcggccgagaaggagatccaggaagtcggccgagaaggagatccaggaagtcgcccgagaggcggccaagaaggagatccaggaagtcgcccgagaggcggccgagaaggagatccaggaagtcgcccgagaggcggccaagaaggagatccaggaagtcgcccgagaggcggccgagaaggagatccaggaagtcggccgagaggcggccgagaaggagatccaggaagtcgcccgagaggcggccgagaaggagatccaggaagtcggccgagaggcggccgagaaggagatccaggaagtcgcccgagaggcggccgagaaggagatccaggaagtcggccgagaaggagatccaggaagtcgcccgagaggcggccaagaaggagatccaggaagtcgcccgagaggcggccgagaaggagatccaggaagtcggccgagaaggagatccaggaagtcggccgagaaggagatccaggaagtcggccgagaaggagatccaggaagtcgcccgagaggcggccaagaaggagatccaggaagtcggccgagaaggagatccaggaagtcggccgagaaggagatccaggaagtcggccgagaaggagatccaggaagtcgcccgagaggcggccgagaaggagatccaggaagtcggccgagaaggagatccaggaagtcgcccgagaggcggccgagaaggagatccaggaagtcggccgagaaggagatccaggaagtcgcccgagaaggagatccaggaagtcgcccgagaggcggccgagaaggaggtccaggaagtcggccgagaaggagatccaggaagtcgcccgagaggcggccgagaaggagatccaggaagtcggccgagaaggagatccaggaagtcgcccgagaggcggccgagaaggagatccaggaagtcggccgagaaggagatccaggaagtcgcccgagaggcggccgagaaggagatccaggaagtcgcccgagaaggagatccaggaagtcgcccgagaggcggccgagaaggagatccaggaagtcgcccgagaaggagatccaggaagtcggccgagaaggagatccaggaagtcgcccgagaggcggccgagaaggagatccaggaagtcgcccgagaaggagatccaggaagtcggccaagaaggagatccaggaagtcggccgagaaggagatccaggaagtcggccgagaaggagatccaggaagtcggccgagaaggagatccaggaagtcgcccgagaggcggccgagaaggagatccaggaagtcggccgagaaggagatccaggaagtcgcccgagaggcggccgagaaggagatccaggaagtcggccgagaaggagatccaggaagtcgcccgagaaggagatccaggaagtcgcccgagaggcggccgagaaggaggtccaggaagtcggccgagaaggagatccaggaagtcgcccgagaggcggccgagaaggagatccaggaagtcggccgagaaggagatccaggaagtcgcccgagaggcggccgagaaggagatccaggaagtcggccgagaaggagatccaggaagtcgcccgagaggcggccgagaaggagatccaggaagtcgcccgagaaggagatccaggaagtcgcccgagaggcggccgagaaggagatccaggaagtcgcccgagaggcggccgagaaggagatccaggaagtcggccgagaaggagatccaggaagtcggccgagaaggagatccaggaagtcggccgagaaggagatccaggaagtcgcccgagaggcggccgagaaggagatccaggaagtcggccgagaaggagatccaggaagtcgcccgagaggcggccgagaaggagatccaggaagtcggccgagaaggagatccaggaagtcgcccgagaggcggccgagaaggagatccaggaagtcgcccgagaaggagatccaggaagtcgcccgagaggcggccgagaaggagatccaggaagtcgcccgagaggcggccgagaaggagatccaggaagtcgcccgagaaggagatccaggaagtcggccgagaaggagatccaggaagtcggccgagaggcggccgagaaggagacccaggaagtctcccttgaCCCTGAGAatgagaaccaggaagtcgcccgagaggcggccgagaaggagatccaggaagtcgcccgagaggcggccgagaaggagatccaggaagtcgcccgagaaggagatccaggaagtcggccgagaaggagatccaggaagtcggccgagaggcggccgagaaggagacccagaaagtctcCCTTGACCCTGAGAatgagaaccaggaagtcgcccgagaggcggccaagaaggagacccaggaagtctcccttgaCCCTGAGAatgagaaccaggaagtcgcccgagaggcggccaagaaggagacccaggaagtctcccttgaCCCTGAGAatgagaaccaggaagtcgcccgagtggcggccgagaaggagacccaggaagtctcccttgaCCCTGAGAatgagaaccaggaagtcgcccgagaggcggccaagaaggagacccaggaagtctcccttgaCCCTGAGAatgagaaccaggaagtcgcccgagaggcggccaagaaggagacccaggaagtctcccttgaCCCTGAGAatgagaaccaggaagtcgcccgagtggcggccgagaaggagacccaggaagtctcccttgaCCCTGAGAatgagaaccaggaagtcgcccgagtggcggccaagaaggagacccaggaagtctcccttgaCCCTGAGAatgagaaccaggaagtcgcccgagaggcggccaagaaggagacccaggaagtctcccttgaCCCTGAGAatgagaaccaggaagtcgcccgagaggcggccaagaaggagacccaggaagtctcccttgaCCCTGAGAatgagaaccaggaagtcgcccgagtggcggccgagaaggagacccaggaagtctcccttgaCCCTGAGAatgagaaccaggaagtcgcccgagaggcggccgagaaggagacccaggaagtctcccttgaCCCTGAGAatgagaaccaggaagtcgcccgagaggcggccaagaaggagacccaggaagtctcccttgaCCCTGAGAatgagaaccaggaagtcgcccgagaggcggccgagaaggagacccaggaagtctcccttgaCCCTGAGAatgagaaccaggaagtcgcccgagaggcggccaagaaggagacccaggaagtctcccttgaCCCTGAGAatgagaaccaggaagtcgcccgggaggcggccaagaaggagacccaggaagtctcccttgaCCCTGAGAATGAGAACCAGGAAGTTGCCCGAGTGgcggccgaggagacccaggaagtcgcccgagaggcggccgagaaggagacccaggaagtcgcccgtgagcccgagaaggagacctaggaagtcgcc
This genomic stretch from Penaeus vannamei isolate JL-2024 chromosome 28, ASM4276789v1, whole genome shotgun sequence harbors:
- the LOC138867128 gene encoding nestin-like, which produces MTTLPCEKETQEVALEPEETQESAEKEIQEVGREAAEKETQKVSLDPENENQEVAREAAKKETQEVSLDPENENQEVAREAAKKETQEVSLDPENENQEVARVAAEKETQEVSLDPENENQEVAREAAKKETQEVSLDPENENQEVAREAAKKETQEVSLDPENENQEVARVAAEKETQEVSLDPENENQEVARVAAKKETQEVSLDPENENQEVAREAAKKETQEVSLDPENENQEVAREAAKKETQEVSLDPENENQEVARVAAEKETQEVSLDPENENQEVAREAAEKETQEVSLDPENENQEVAREAAKKETQEVSLDPENENQEVAREAAEKETQEVSLDPENENQEVAREAAKKETQEVSLDPENENQEVAREAAKKETQEVSLDPENENQEVARVAAEETQEVAREAAEKETQEVAHKKYAYKNNQR
- the LOC138867127 gene encoding uncharacterized protein, producing MGGESLRRRPKDKCDTAAEPQFKAHHHHPPPVYQPKVVCRYDIRRMMNTESSAMFINHHSYDEDPSDAIPLDNLGKVEHQKVEEHRKVVGHRTVEDYQSLAYYQGLAYYQGLAYYQDLAYYQGLAYYQDLAYYQGLAYYQGLAYYQSLAYYQGLAYYQGLAYYQGLAYYQGLAYYQGLAYYQGLAYYQGLAYYQGLAYYQGLAYYQSLAYYQGLAYYQGLAYYQGLAYYQGLAYYQGLAYYQGLAYYQDLAYYQDLAYYQDLAYYQDLAYYQGLAYYQGLAYYQGLAYYQGLAYYQGLAYYQDLAYQDLAYYQGLAYYQGLAYYQGLAYYQGLAYYQGLAYYQGLAYYQGLAYYQGLAYYLWH